One window of the Sebastes umbrosus isolate fSebUmb1 chromosome 1, fSebUmb1.pri, whole genome shotgun sequence genome contains the following:
- the si:dkey-28n18.9 gene encoding sorting nexin-6 has product MMEEVQEGTSTLSVHGHNIKVTEALKEGDTLTFLVVSQKLSGTGEYHVARTYEDFEWLQQHLFSQEDVPGIQGVIFPPLPAKAQLNASAKVMKQLGFLCLGEWQPYCKALETFLRQVAAHSILGKNKAVETFLTSSDPPGRQRVRKNIFNRLSQAVEEMRKEGHKDVDEFFQTERDHNLVLTSYAKTAAERFLDVVQTEQKIAVACGHFSAALHICVEPGEDPDKQAFTKACVKLSEVFESMKKNMASVAENNVSTLGLGLDLESRCQEAEKEMLFRRTCKLVEVETARRNAEKAKPVKKAAMEEVKKAAEAEFQHINGVAKQEIARFQAARVEMLQQTLVQWTEKQLLTARESADQFNQHLQAFRGMA; this is encoded by the exons ATGATG gaaGAAGTACAAGAAGGGACATCTACTCTGAGTGTCCACGGTCATAACATCAAGGTTACAGAGGCATTGAAAGAAGGGGACACACTCACCTTCCTGGTTGTGTCTCAAAAG CTTTCTGGGACGGGGGAGTACCATGTGGCTCGGACCTATGAGGATTTTGAATGGCTGCAGCAGCACCTGTTCTCTCAGGAGGATGTGCCCGGGATACAGGGAGTCATA tttcctcctcttcctgcaaAGGCTCAGCTGAACGCATCTGCCAAGGTTATGAAACAGCTTG GTTTCCTTTGTTTAGGAGAGTGGCAGCCGTACTGTAAAGCTCTGGAAACCTTCCTCCGCCAGGTTGCTGCTCACAGCATACTCGGCAAAAATAAAGCTGTGGAGACCTTCCTGACTAGCTCAGAC cctccaggcagacagagagtaaggaaaaacattttcaaccGGCTGAGTCAAGCTGTGGAAGAGATGAGGAAAGAAGGCCATAAG gatgTGGATGAATTCTTTCAAACTGAACGAGATCATAACCTCGTTCTCACCAGCTATGCCAAGACAGCTGCAGAG AGATTCCTGGATGTGGTGCAAACTGAGCAAA aAATAGCAGTGGCCTGTGGACACTTCTCAGCTGCTCTACATATCTGTGTGGAACCAGGGGAGGATCCTGACAAACAGGCTTTCACTAA GGCTTGTGTGAAATTATCAGAAGTCTTTGAATCTATGAAG AAAAACATGGCAAGTGTTGCTGAGAACAACGTCAGCACTCTTGGGCTCGGCCTGGACCTGGAGTCACGCTGCCAGGAAGCAGAAAAG GAGATGCTCTTCAGGAGAACCTGTAAACTGGTGGAGGTCGAGACCGCCAGAAGGAATGCAGAGAAGGCCAAACCTGTGAAGAAGGCTGCT atggaggaggtgaagaaagCAGCAGAGGCGGAGTTTCAGCACATTAATGGAGTGGCTAAACAGGAG ATTGCTCGCTTCCAGGCTGCACGTGTGGAGATGCTGCAGCAGACTCTGGTCCAGTGGACTGAAAAGCAGCTTCTTACAGCCAGAGAAAGTGCTGACCAGTTCAACCAGCACCTGCAGGCCTTTAGAGGGATGGCCTAG